The genomic region GTTGTTAGACATGGAAGTGCCGGAGATAGCGGTTGATTTAGTGCAGGACGATCAGGGCACGCCGATTCTTGTGCTGCATGGCCCGGAGCCGGATATGAAGTGGCAGCGGTTTGGCGCTGCCGTTGCAGATTTTGCGCATGAGGCTGGGGTCGAGTTGGCGGTGTCTTTGATGGGGATGCCGGCGGGCGTGCCGCATACTCGGCCTACCGTTGTACATTTGCAGTCCACGGACCCGTCGTTGGTGGCCGATCAGCCTTCGATGGAAGGGCAGATTCAGGTGAGTTCGTCTGTGAACACGTTTTTGCAGCACGTGCTGCGTGAGCAGGGGACGCAGTCGCTCAATTTTTTGGCGGCGGTTCCGTACTACGTGGCGCGGATGGATTATCCGCAGGCTTCGCTCGCGCTACTTGACCGCATGGGGGAGAAGTTGGGTTTGTCTCTTCCGACGGGCAATATTGAGGCGGGGAACCAGTTTGTGGGGGCTCAGTTGGCTCATTTGATTGATGAAAATGAGGAAGTAACGGGTTTTATCCATATGCTGGAGGAGCAGTTTGACGAAACTGTGCAGCCCGATCCTGCGGCTAAACCTCAGTTGCCTTATGTTCCGGGTGAGGGGCGTAAGGCTGAGCGGATGGATGCGGATGCGTTAGCGCAGACGATTGAGGCGTTTTTGGCCCGCAGTGAGGGGATTTCGGTGGAGCGTTCACCGGAGTCGCAGGCGTCTACACAGCCGCGTCCGCGCCACCGGGCACCTGGGAAGACGGAGCATTCACCGCAAGAGGACGCGGACGAGTAGAGCAGCTGTACCTACTGATGGCCGGAAACGGCGTACCTGTCAAATAGTGGGAACCGCTTGACCATCCAACAGTGGGAACCGCTTGACCATCCAACAGTGGGAAGCGCTTAACTATTCAATGTCGGTGTTTGCTTGCCTATCTAATGTCAGTAACTGGTTGGCTGGTCCCAACCCAACGTCGCGCTTTAGAAGTTTCGAGGAACCGGGGAGTGAACGCAAGCTTGCGTAGTTCACGTTGTAATAGCTGAAAGTAGTCTGCTGGGGGTTCGTTGAGTGCGATAATGCACACGTTGCCGCGCCGACCGCCGGAGAGGACTTTGCTTTCCGCACAGATCGCCACGTGTTCGAAGGTTGCGAGTGCGCCGGCCACGTCTGTGCGCGCGTCCACTCCTTTACCGTGGGCGGCGTTCACCAGCAGCACCCCGGTGGGGGACAAGACTCGTTGCGCGGTTTCAAAAAATTGTTTTGAGCGCAGGTTCTGGGGCGTGTGCGCGTCGGTGAATACGTCGCGCACAATCACGTCGAAACGACCTGGCGCATACTGGTTTAGAGCCTCACGCGCATCCGCAACCCGGATTTTCAAGTGGGGGCTGCGGGGCAGGTCGAACAGGTTCCGCACCACGCGCGCAAGGTCGGCGTTTATTTCCACGGCCACTTGCTGTGAACCGGGGCGTAAATGGTGCCAGGCAAGCGGGAGGCAGCAGGCTGCGGCACCTAAATGTAGGGCTCGGACCGGGCCGAAGGGGAAAAGCACGCTCATGGCGGCGGTCATTTGCTGCATGTATTCGAACTCGAGGGCGGTTGGATCCGATAGGTTAATACAAGAGGATTCAGCGCCATCAATAAAGACGGTTGCCAGCTGGTTGTCCACCCGCAGTTCTAACGTGGAAGTGCCGATGGATACGCGCAGGCCGTCTTTGAGTGGCTGGTGGTTGCGTGTAGGTCGAGCCATGATTAAGACGCTACGTGCCCCGCAGGCTAAATCCAAATGAGGCTGTGTTGGGGTGCGGATGGTAGGAAAAGTGTTGGGGGCTCAGACGGGAGGTGGAAGATGTCGAAAGCTCCGCGGGCTGCTTGGGTGCGGCGCAATTGGGGTCGGGATGATTCGCAGTGCCATATTTTGCACGTGGATATGGATTCGTTTTTCGCTTCCGTTGAGGTTCTGCGCAACCCACAGTTGAAAGGCAAACCTTTGATTGTGGGTGGGAAGTCCGCGCGGGGCGTGGTGACGTCTGCTACCTACGATGTGCGGGCGCGTGGGGTTTACGCGGGTATGCCGATGGCGCGGGCGCTTCGGTTGGCGCCGGATGCGTCCGTGGTGCAGTCAACGCGCGGGGTTTATTCACAGTTTTCCCGCCGGGTCATGGCGATTTTAGACCAGATCACCCCGCAGGTGGAACGCATCAGTATAGATGAAGCATTTTTAGATGTTCGAGGGGCTACGCGTCGGCTCGGTTCCCCAACGCAGATAGGTACCCTGATTCGCCAGCGAATCCGCGAGGAAGTGGGGCTCGTGGCTTCGGTTGGGATCGCCCCCGTGAAGTCGGTTGCTAAAATCGCGTCTTCGCACGCTAAACCCGATGGTCTGCTGCTGATCCCCGCAGCCGCGGTGGTACCATTTTTGCATGCCCTGCCCGTGGGGGCCCTGTGGGGCGTTGGCTCGAGCACGGGGGAGCGGTTGAAAACCGCGGGGGTGGACACGGTTTCGGATTTAGCGCACTACCCGCTGAGTAAACTGGATCGGTTACTGGGGGTCGCGCACGCGCGCCGGTTGCACGACTTAGCATGGGGAGTGGACCCGCGGGCGGTCACGCAGCGGGCGCGAGAGAAGTCCATTGGAACGGAAACGACGTTTAGCACTAATGTCACCGACTTGGATGCGCTGCTGAGAATGCTGCTGCGCCAAAGCCACGAGTGTGCTCGGCGGTTGCGGGCAGTGAACCTCGTGGGGTGGACGGTGAGTATTAAAGTCCGGTCCGCAGATTTTAAAACCGCTACCCGGTCAGTTACGTTGCATGCGCCAACGGATTCGGCGCGTGAAATCACGCACGCTGCCGAGCGCCTCCTGGTGAATTACGGCGTGCCCAAAGGTGGGGCGCGACTGTTGGGGCTGCGGGTGGAGAACCTACAGGACCGAGCCATGGGGGTGGCGCAAACATTCGACTACGATGAGCGCACGCTTGAGGCCGAGCGGGCAATGGATGCGATTGCGCAGCGTTTTGGGGAAGCTGCCCTGCAGCCCGCGTCTTTACTGGGCGAGGCCCATGAGGAAGAAGGCCGGGAGTGAGGCGGCGGGCAGAAATAGAGTTCGCTTAACTTTTGTTTTCAGTACGGTCGCACAAGTCGATAGGATAAGGTTACAGTGCGTTATACGGAACGCATTTTTCTAGAGGGGAAATACCCGGGGGTGAGAACAGTGGCGTTGTCAGAACAGGAACGCGCAATCCTCGAACAGATGGAACGTGAGTTGCGTCGCGATGACCCACGTCTGGCATCAACAATGTCGCGGCAACGCACGAATCGGACTGGGCGGACCTATTCGCCTCGCCGCGTCGGCGGTGGGGTAGCGCTACTGCTGGTAGGCCTGGCGTTACCAATCATTGGTTTAACGATTGGCATACTGTGGTTGACAGTACTGCTTGGGGTAGCGGGATTCGCCCTCATGCTCACAGGCATACTGTTTATAACGGTTCCAACAAAACCAACTGTGCCGGCGCCTCGGACCACCTCAGGGGGAAGAGCGGTTCCAAACGTTCATTCATGCAGAGGCAAGAAGATCGGTGGGAGCGGCGCAAACGCGGCGAGTGACCACAGTTTAGGCGAGCCGGGAAACCGGCCCTGGAGTAATTGGTAGTGCCGTCGATGAAATTAAACTTTGAGGGTTACGCACAGCTCGTGCGTAACCCTCATCTGTTGTATCTAGCCTTGTGAATTATTTCGCGTTGCAAACTCATCGGGGCTGGCTGGGCCTATCTTGGCTAGGAACGCTCATCTGGGCCAGGACGGTGATTCCTAGGTAGAAAGACCATCCTGGTCGAAGATCAATTTTGACTGCAAGAGCGGCCTACGGGTTCACCACGTAACCTTTTGGTACGACCGTGATTCCAGATTCTGTGACAGTCAGGCCCCGCGCCCGATCGTGTTCCACATCGACACCAACTTGCGCGTCTTCCATCACGACCACGTTCTTGTCCAAAATCGCCTTTGACACCACGGCGTTGCGACCAATCCGACAGTTGTCCATCACCACGGAATCTTTGATCTGCGCCCAGGAGTGCACGTAAACGCCCGGTGAGATGATTGAACCTTGGATTCTTCCACCAGAAACAATCACGCCAGGCGACACAAACGAGTCAACCGCGTGTCCCATCCGCTCGTGTTCTTGCGCGTACACGAACTTAGCGGGCGGCAGGTGGCCGGGAATCTGCGTGTGGGTGGGCCACCGGTGGTTGTAAAGGTTAAAGATGGGGTGGACGGAAATCAGGTCCATGTTTGCCTCATAGTACGCGTCCAGTGTTCCAACATCCCGCCAGTAGTCCCGGTCGCGTTCCGTTGAACCGGGAACGTCGTTGTCAATGAAGTCGTACACCCCGCAGCCTCCGTGATCCACGAAGTAGGGAACAATATCGCCCCCCATGTCGTGCTCAGACGTTTCATCAGACGCGTCTGCCCGCAGCGCTTTGACGAGCGCGTCGGTCGTGAAAATGTAGTTCCCCATGGAGGCGAGGAACGAGTTCGGGTCATCGGGGAGGCCCTCGGTCGTTTCTGGTTTTTCTACGAACCGTTGGATCCGACCGTCTTTCGCTTCGATCACCCCAAAGGATGGGGACAGTTCGATGGGCTGGCGAATCCCAGCCACGGTGCAGGGCAAGCCAGATTCAATGTGGTGATCCATCATCTGTGAGAAATCCATGCGGTAAATATTGTCGGCCCCCACGATGACGATGTAATCAGGCTTCTCATCGTCCACAATGTTCAGCGACTGGTAGATTGCGTCCGCGGAACCCAAGTACCAGTGCGGGCCCCGGCGCTGCTGCGCAGGGACAGGAGTCACGTAGTTACCCAGCAGGTTCGACATGCGCCACGTGGTGGTGATGTGGCGGTCCAAAGAATGGGACTTGTACTGAGTTAACACCACCACTTGAAGGTAGCCAGAGTTGACAATATTTGACAGGGCAAAGTCAATCAGTCGGTAGTGGCCACCGAACGGAACAGCTGGTTTGGCGCGATCGGTGGTGAGGGGCATAAGCCGCTTCCCCTCGCCACCCGCGAGGACAATTGCGAGCACATTAGGTTTAGCCATGCTTCCATCATAGTGTGAGGAACATAACTTAGGCGAACGAATGGTCTTATACTGTTTATAGGAATGGTAAAAAAGCAATTAAAGATGAGGTAAGACCGATGCGAGTAGATCTGCTGACCCGTGAATACCCCCCGCATGTTTACGGTGGTGCGGGTGTGCACGTTGAAGAGCTGGCGCACGTGCTCAGTGACCTAATCGACGTGCGAGTCCACGCGTTCGACGGACCCCGCGGCACCGACGCACCCGCGGTGGTTGGCTACGACTACTTACCCGGCCTAGATGAGGCAAATCCCGCGCTGCGCACCATGGGGGTTGACCTGCAAATGGCTCAGGGCGTGGAAGGCACAGACCTGGTGCACTCGCACACCTGGTACGCAAACATGGGGGGACACTGGGCCCACCTACTTCACGAAGTTCCCCACGTGGTGTCCGCCCACTCGCTAGAACCCCTTCGCCCGTGGAAACGCGAGCAGTTAGGTGGGGGATACAACCTCTCTTCCTGGGCCGAACGCACCGCTTTTGAAGCAGCCGACGGAGTCATCGCCGTGTCCAACGGGATGCGCGAAGACATCTTGCGCTGCTACCCCAAGATCGCCCCAGACCGCGTCCACGTGGTGCACAACGGGATTGACCTTAGCCGGTGGAACAAGCCACAAACCGACGAGGAAAAGCAAGCAGCGCGCCAGACCCTCAAACGATTAGGAATCGACGAAAACCGGCCAACCGTAGTATTCGTGGGGCGCGTGACGCGACAAAAAGGACTGCCCCACCTGCTGCGCGCCCTGCGTGAAGTACCCAAAGAAACACAAGTGGTGCTTTGTGCCGGAGCTCCCGATACGAAACAGATCATGGAAGAAGTCCGCGGCCTAGTGGACGAACTGCGCGAAGAACTGAACTCGGTGCACCTAATCACCGATATGCTGCCGCGCGAACAACTAGTGGCCGTGCTCAGTGCCGGAACCGTGTTCGTCACCCCATCCGTGTACGAACCATTAGGGATCGTGAACCTCGAAGCCATGGCCGTTGACCTACCGGTGGTGGGAACCGCTACCGGAGGGATCCCCGATGTGATCGTAGACGGCGAAACCGGGTACCTCGTGCCAATAGAACAAAAACAAGACGGGACCGGCAAACCACTCGACCCACAAAAATTCCAGCACGACATGGCTCAGCGTCTAACCGCCCTGCTAGAAGACCCAGACTTAGCGGCACGAATGGGCAAAGCGGGTCGTGAACGCGCCCAAGCACACTTCTCGTGGGAAACAATCGGTAAACGCACCGTGGAAGTGTACGAACAAGTGCTGAACGCGCGATAGACGCACGCGAACAGACTCTGAGCACGCCACTGCAAAAACCAAGACCGGGCTGAACAAGCGGTACTTCAAGCAAGTGGGAACGGCGCCGCCCCGGCGCTCGCGGTGCGCGGTAAGGTTAAGGCATGGAAACAGTTGTGACACTCAAGCACGTGGATGTTCGCCGCGGCGGAAAACCGATCCTATCGAACATCGACTGGACGATTGGTCCGAGAGAAAACTGGGTGATCCTCGGCCCCAATGGAGCGGGAAAAACGACGTTAATAAACCTGCTCACCGGCCGAGTTTTCCCCTCCTACTCCAAAGACAGTAACGTGGAAGCGAAAATCCTGGGGTACAAACTTGGGGAAGTGGACGTGCGGGAACTACGTACTTACGTCGGCCTGTCATCCTCCGCGGAACGCTCCTTGATCCGCCCCGAAGCCACAGTTGAAGACCTCGTTCTAAGTTCCATCTACGGTAAAACTGGGCGCGGACGCGAAGAATATGAACAGCAAGACGTTTCCCGCGCACACGACCTCATGCACTTGTTTGGTATTGAGGCCCTAGCGGACCGCAAGTTCAGCACCCTCTCCGCTGGGGAACAGCAACGAACACAAATCTGCCGGGCCCTGATGGCGGACCCGCAGATCCTGATCCTCGACGAACCCGTGGCCGGGCTAGACCTGGGAGCGCGGGAACTGCTGATGCTAGCGCTCGAAGAGATCGCGAAAGACCCCCGTTCACCAGCGCTCGTGCTCATCACTCACCACCTGGAGCAGATCCCGAAAGGCTTCACCCACGCAGCCCTCATGAAAAACGGATCCATCATCGGTCAGGGGCCGCTCCACAAGGTACTGACCGACGAGCAGGTCTCTGACGCCTTCGGCTTACCGCTGCGCGTCGGTGAAGACAACGGTCGCTGGTGGGGGCGCGCCGAATAAGATCTGGGCCGTAACGTTTGAGCCACCCAAGGCCTCAAGCAACAAAAGAACCCAAGGCAAAACGAGAGGAACGGGTGTGCACCCAGCAGCGCAAGAAGTAATGCGAACCGTAGTTGAATCAAACATCCGGTTTATCCGCCTGTGGTTCACGGACGTATCCGGCCAGCTCAAAGCCGTGGCAATCGACCCGGGCGAACTAGAAGCTGCGTTCAGTGAAGGTTTGGGATTCGACGGGTCCGCAGTGCAAGGCCTCACCCGCGTGTACGAATCCGACATGCTCCTGCGCCCAGACCCAACCACGTTCGCTCTCCTGCCTAACCAGGGGGAGAAAGTGGCGCGCATGTTCTGCGACCTGCTCACTCCCGAAGGGAAACCGGCGCTCTCTGACCCGCGCGGCGTACTGGAACGCACCCTGCGACGCGCCGAAGAAATCGGATTCAGCGTGCAAATTCACACCGAAGTGGAGTTTTACATGCTGAAGCAGACCAGCGACCCCCTCGCTATCGAACCGGTCGACAACGCAGGATACTTCGACTACGTCGCCCGCGGCGGATCAAACGACTTCCGCCGCAGGGCCGTACAAGCGCTCGAAGACATGGGAATCTCAGTTGAATTCTCCCATCACGAAGCCGGGCCCGGGCAAAACGAAATCGACCTGAGGGCCGCGGACGCGCTCACCGCCGCGGACAACATCCAATCCCTCCACACGGTGGTCCAAGAAATCGCGCTGAGCGAGAACCAGATGGCCACGTTCATGCCAAAACCCTTCATCGACTACCCCGGGTCGGGAATGCATACCCACATCTCCCTACTCGAAGGGGGCAGTAACGCGTTCTACGACCCCGCCGGGCAACACCGCATGTCCCGCACCGCCCGCGCCTTCATCGCCGGGCTGCTACGCCACGCCCGCGAAATATCCGCCGTGGTGAACCAACACGTGAACTCCTACAAACGCCTGTGGGGTGGTGGGGAAGCACCCTGCTACATCTGCTGGGGTCACAACAACCGGTCCGCACTCGTGCGCATCCCCCTGTACAAACCCGGTAAAGGTCAAGACGCGCGCGTGGAATACCGGGCAATCGACTCCGCTGCGAACCCCTACTTAGCCTTCGCGGTCCTAATTGCCGCTGGGTTAGCGGGCGTGCAGGGACGCTACGACCTCATGGAAGAAGCCCAAGACGACGTGTGGCAACTCTCCGACAGTGAACGTGCGGTACTGGGCATCGAAGACCTACCGCATTCACTGAAAGACGCGATTGACGCGATGGCGCGCTCTGAATTGGTTGCCACCACGCTGGGGGAGGAAGCGTTCGACTACGTGCTGCGTGACAAGGTTTCGGAATGGAACGCCTACCGGGCCCAGGTGACACCGTGGGAGCTACGGAAGGCAATCCGGCCTCTGTGACCCATGGAATCGAAGCACTCACCCACAACTCTCGCGCTCACCATAGGTTTCATGGATCCAGACCGCGCCTGGCGGCAAGCTCGCGAACTCGCCCGCGGCCTGGAGGGCCCGTCGCCACAGCAAATCCTGCGTTGGTTTAACGTGGCGGACCCAGATGCAGCGCTGCTGGCGTGCCAACGCCTCTTCGACACGGACCCACAAGCGCTGCGCAGTGTGCTGGCTGATGCCCAAGACCGAGATGCGCTCCTAACTGTACTGGGTGCCTCCCACGCACTCGCGAACTACATCGTCGCCCATCCCGCGTGCATGCGCATCGGAGAGATTCCCCCGCTGCCGCATCCGCGCGTGGTTCCAGGCCTGGAGGACGGGGCGGGGGCGGGTTCGCACGAGAGCCAGGTACCCGCGCCGGAGGGCCAGGCACTCACCTGGGTGGACGATACAGAACCTGCTGAAAAGATGCTGCGGTGGATGCGAAAACGGATTGAAGGGGAACGAAAAAAAGACCCTGCGGCGAGCGGGCAGACGCTAATTAGGCGCGCTTACTGGCAGGCCATGATTCGGATTGTGCTGGAAGACTCCCAGGCACCAGACCGGTTCGAACAGGTCGCCACCACGAGCGCTACGATCTGCGACCTGGTGGACGCTACTTTGGAGCTGGCGTTGGAATACGCCAAAACGCGGGTGCCCGAGTGTGCGCGCTGGGCGTTCACAATAATGGCGATGGGGAAAACCGGTGGGCAAGAGCTCAACTATATTTCCGACGTGGACGTCCTTTACGTGTACGAGCCGGCGCCCGACACCGCTAGAAACCCTTTGCCTGGCGGAACCACGAGTGAAAACAATTCCCGGGGCGGCGAAGCGCACGAACACGACTTGTGCCGTCAGCTGATTGGACATGTGCGCACGTGCTGCTCAGCGCCGGGCGCCGAACCAGCATTGTGGACCTTAGACGCCGGGCTGCGTCCCGAAGGTCGGGACGGCCCACTGGCGCGCACGCTTGCAAGCTACGAGCAGTACTACCGCAAGTGGGCGAAACAGTGGGAGTTCCAAGCCCTGATGAAAGCCCGGATCGGGGCGGGGAACCGGCAGCTAGGTAAACGGTTCTTGCAACTCGTGTCGGCGTTTGTGTGGAATATTGCGGCGACCACCGGTTTCGTAACTGGGGTGCGGCAGATGCGAACGCGGGTTGAACATTCGGTGCCGGCAAAGCGCAAGGGGACAGAAATCAAGCTTTCGCCCGGCGGATTGCGGGACGTGGAGTTCAGTGTGCAACTGCTGCAGCTAGTACACGGCCGGTCTGACCCGCGTTTGCGGGTGCGTTCCACGTTGGGTGGTCTTGCTAGGCTCGCGCAACTGGGTTACGTTGCGCGGTCAGATGCGCAAGTGTTCTCCACTTGCTACCGCACCCTGAGGGTGTTCGAGCACGGTGCGCAACTGCAAGCGTTCCGGCGCACGCACCAGTTACCGGCCCAAAAGAAGACCGCGCACGTGCTGGCCCGGTGGATCTGGCCGGGTAACAGT from Gleimia hominis harbors:
- a CDS encoding spermidine synthase — translated: MARPTRNHQPLKDGLRVSIGTSTLELRVDNQLATVFIDGAESSCINLSDPTALEFEYMQQMTAAMSVLFPFGPVRALHLGAAACCLPLAWHHLRPGSQQVAVEINADLARVVRNLFDLPRSPHLKIRVADAREALNQYAPGRFDVIVRDVFTDAHTPQNLRSKQFFETAQRVLSPTGVLLVNAAHGKGVDARTDVAGALATFEHVAICAESKVLSGGRRGNVCIIALNEPPADYFQLLQRELRKLAFTPRFLETSKARRWVGTSQPVTDIR
- a CDS encoding DUF3040 domain-containing protein, with product MALSEQERAILEQMERELRRDDPRLASTMSRQRTNRTGRTYSPRRVGGGVALLLVGLALPIIGLTIGILWLTVLLGVAGFALMLTGILFITVPTKPTVPAPRTTSGGRAVPNVHSCRGKKIGGSGANAASDHSLGEPGNRPWSNW
- the dinB gene encoding DNA polymerase IV, translated to MSKAPRAAWVRRNWGRDDSQCHILHVDMDSFFASVEVLRNPQLKGKPLIVGGKSARGVVTSATYDVRARGVYAGMPMARALRLAPDASVVQSTRGVYSQFSRRVMAILDQITPQVERISIDEAFLDVRGATRRLGSPTQIGTLIRQRIREEVGLVASVGIAPVKSVAKIASSHAKPDGLLLIPAAAVVPFLHALPVGALWGVGSSTGERLKTAGVDTVSDLAHYPLSKLDRLLGVAHARRLHDLAWGVDPRAVTQRAREKSIGTETTFSTNVTDLDALLRMLLRQSHECARRLRAVNLVGWTVSIKVRSADFKTATRSVTLHAPTDSAREITHAAERLLVNYGVPKGGARLLGLRVENLQDRAMGVAQTFDYDERTLEAERAMDAIAQRFGEAALQPASLLGEAHEEEGRE
- a CDS encoding ABC transporter ATP-binding protein; this encodes METVVTLKHVDVRRGGKPILSNIDWTIGPRENWVILGPNGAGKTTLINLLTGRVFPSYSKDSNVEAKILGYKLGEVDVRELRTYVGLSSSAERSLIRPEATVEDLVLSSIYGKTGRGREEYEQQDVSRAHDLMHLFGIEALADRKFSTLSAGEQQRTQICRALMADPQILILDEPVAGLDLGARELLMLALEEIAKDPRSPALVLITHHLEQIPKGFTHAALMKNGSIIGQGPLHKVLTDEQVSDAFGLPLRVGEDNGRWWGRAE
- the glgA gene encoding glycogen synthase, with the translated sequence MRVDLLTREYPPHVYGGAGVHVEELAHVLSDLIDVRVHAFDGPRGTDAPAVVGYDYLPGLDEANPALRTMGVDLQMAQGVEGTDLVHSHTWYANMGGHWAHLLHEVPHVVSAHSLEPLRPWKREQLGGGYNLSSWAERTAFEAADGVIAVSNGMREDILRCYPKIAPDRVHVVHNGIDLSRWNKPQTDEEKQAARQTLKRLGIDENRPTVVFVGRVTRQKGLPHLLRALREVPKETQVVLCAGAPDTKQIMEEVRGLVDELREELNSVHLITDMLPREQLVAVLSAGTVFVTPSVYEPLGIVNLEAMAVDLPVVGTATGGIPDVIVDGETGYLVPIEQKQDGTGKPLDPQKFQHDMAQRLTALLEDPDLAARMGKAGRERAQAHFSWETIGKRTVEVYEQVLNAR
- the glgC gene encoding glucose-1-phosphate adenylyltransferase; this translates as MAKPNVLAIVLAGGEGKRLMPLTTDRAKPAVPFGGHYRLIDFALSNIVNSGYLQVVVLTQYKSHSLDRHITTTWRMSNLLGNYVTPVPAQQRRGPHWYLGSADAIYQSLNIVDDEKPDYIVIVGADNIYRMDFSQMMDHHIESGLPCTVAGIRQPIELSPSFGVIEAKDGRIQRFVEKPETTEGLPDDPNSFLASMGNYIFTTDALVKALRADASDETSEHDMGGDIVPYFVDHGGCGVYDFIDNDVPGSTERDRDYWRDVGTLDAYYEANMDLISVHPIFNLYNHRWPTHTQIPGHLPPAKFVYAQEHERMGHAVDSFVSPGVIVSGGRIQGSIISPGVYVHSWAQIKDSVVMDNCRIGRNAVVSKAILDKNVVVMEDAQVGVDVEHDRARGLTVTESGITVVPKGYVVNP
- a CDS encoding PAC2 family protein produces the protein MNPKDLIEVRRNTSFQAPVMLVHLSGATDAGNAGGMAVDQLLASLPSQRVAEFDTDLLIDYRSHRPSATLENWSLLDMEVPEIAVDLVQDDQGTPILVLHGPEPDMKWQRFGAAVADFAHEAGVELAVSLMGMPAGVPHTRPTVVHLQSTDPSLVADQPSMEGQIQVSSSVNTFLQHVLREQGTQSLNFLAAVPYYVARMDYPQASLALLDRMGEKLGLSLPTGNIEAGNQFVGAQLAHLIDENEEVTGFIHMLEEQFDETVQPDPAAKPQLPYVPGEGRKAERMDADALAQTIEAFLARSEGISVERSPESQASTQPRPRHRAPGKTEHSPQEDADE
- a CDS encoding glutamine synthetase family protein, with protein sequence MHPAAQEVMRTVVESNIRFIRLWFTDVSGQLKAVAIDPGELEAAFSEGLGFDGSAVQGLTRVYESDMLLRPDPTTFALLPNQGEKVARMFCDLLTPEGKPALSDPRGVLERTLRRAEEIGFSVQIHTEVEFYMLKQTSDPLAIEPVDNAGYFDYVARGGSNDFRRRAVQALEDMGISVEFSHHEAGPGQNEIDLRAADALTAADNIQSLHTVVQEIALSENQMATFMPKPFIDYPGSGMHTHISLLEGGSNAFYDPAGQHRMSRTARAFIAGLLRHAREISAVVNQHVNSYKRLWGGGEAPCYICWGHNNRSALVRIPLYKPGKGQDARVEYRAIDSAANPYLAFAVLIAAGLAGVQGRYDLMEEAQDDVWQLSDSERAVLGIEDLPHSLKDAIDAMARSELVATTLGEEAFDYVLRDKVSEWNAYRAQVTPWELRKAIRPL